The genome window TCGGCCGCTTCCGGCAGCGCCGCCGGGTCCATGAAGTTGGACCAGGTCTGACCGGCCAGCCAGTGGTTCCAGTACATGTAGGCGTGGCGCAGGGTGGCGCCGTAGGTGTTGGTGGCGGTCTGCGTACCCAGCGCATTGCCGAAGAAATCCAGTTCCACCAGCGCGCCGGCCTTGTTGCCGGCGTCGCTGACGCTGTCCACACCGACGTTGATCCGCGAGAACTTGGCATGCGCGTTGTAGTCGGTACCGGACTTGCCGCCGCCGACCGGGGTCTGCCCGGGCAGATACAGCGCGCGGCCGGTGGCGTCGTCGGCGAGCTGGCCGTCGCCGGTGCGGGTGGCCAGGAAATCGGCCTTGATGAAACCGCCGACCTTGAACGTGGTGCCTGGCGCGGCGCCGGGGGTGATCGTGGTCACCTGGATCGGCGCCTTGCCGGCCGGCAGCGCCGCTGGCGCGGCCTGGCTCGACTTCACCGCGGCAACCTCGCTCTGCGCCTGCGCGATCTGGCCCTGCTGCTGTTGCTGCGAGGACAGCAGCAGCTGCACCTGCCGCTCCAGCTCGGCCACGCGGGCTTCCAGCGCCTGCTCGCGCGCCGACGGGGTCTTGCCGCTCTGGGCGAAGGCCGCGCCTGGCGCGATCAGCGCAACGAACAGCGCGGCCGCCAACGGGCGCCATGCCAAGGATGCGATGCGGTGGCTCATTACTCCCTCCCGAATAATGGATGTCCGCCGCGCGCAGGCACGGCTGGGTGCACAGTGCGCGCCGCGGCCGGTTGCGCCTATTGGCCATTAGTCGAACGGGGCGGCGTTTACGACCATCGTCTAAAGCCCGGCGCGTGCGCGCTTAACAGTGAATGCGGCACACTGCGCGATGACGCGCCGCTGCATGCGGCGCCCCGTTCATTGCAGAGGGCACTATGGCCGATATCTACCCCGTCGATCCGCAGTTCGCCGCCCAGGCACGGATCGACAAGACCCAGTATCAGACCCTGTACCGGCAATCGGTGGAACAGCCGGAGGCGTTCTGGGGCCAGGCCGCCGAGCGCCTGGACTGGTTCAAGAAGCCGACCCGGATCAAGGACGTGAACTTCGCCCTGGACGATTTCCATATCCGCTGGTTCGACGACGGCGAGCTCAACGCCAGCGTCAATTGCCTGGACCGGCAGCTGGCCACGCGCGGCGACAAGACCGCGCTGCTGTTCGAACCGGACAGCCAGGACGCGCCGTCCTACGGCGTCAGCTACCGCGAACTGTACGAACGCGTGTGCCGGCTCGGCAACGCGCTGCGCGCGCTCGGAGTCAAGAAGGGCGACCGCGTCACCATCTACCTGCCGATGATTCCCGACGCGGCGGTGGCGATGCTGGCCTGCGCGCGCATTGGCGCGATCCACTCAGTGGTGTTCGGCGGCTTCGCGCCCAATTCGATCGCAGACCGGGTGATCGACTGCAGCAGCAAGCTGATCATCACCGCCGACGAAGGCCTGCGCGGCGGCAAGAAGATCCCGCTCAAGGGCAACGTCGATGCGGCGCTGAAGCTGCCCGGCACCACCAGCGTGGAAACCGTGCTGGTGGTGCGCCACACCGGCGGCGCAGTGGACATGCAGGCGCCGCGCGACCGTTGGTTCCACGACGTGGTCGACAGCCAGCCGGCCGAATGCGAACCCGAGCGCATGAACGCCGAGGATCCGCTGTTCATCCTCTACACCTCCGGCTCCACCGGCAAGCCCAAGGGCGTGCTGCACAGCACCGCCGGCTACCTGCTGTACGCGGCCTACACCCATGAAGCGGTGTTCGACCTGCGCGAGGACGACATCTACTGGTGCACCGCCGATGTCGGCTGGGTCACCGGCCACAGCTACATCGTCTACGGGCCGCTGGCCAACGGCGCCACCGCGCTGATGTTCGAGGGCGTGCCCAACTACCCGAACGTAGCGCGCTTCTGGGAGGTCATCGACAAGCACCAGGTGACGATCTTCTACACCGCGCCGACCGCGATCCGCGCGCTGATGCGCGAGGGCGAGGCGCCGGTCAAGCGCACCTCCCGCGCGTCCTTGCGCCTGCTCGGCAGCGTCGGCGAGCCGATCAATCCCGAGGCCTGGCGCTGGTACTTCGATGTGGTCGGCGATGGCCGCTGCCCGATCGTGGACACCTGGTGGCAGACCGAGACCGGCGGCATCCTGATCACCCCGCTGGCCGGCGCGATCGACCTCAAGCCCGGCTCGGCGACGCTGCCGTTCTTCGGCGTGCAACCGGCCCTGGTCAACGCCGACGGCGAGATCCTGGAAGGCGCCACCGAAGGCAACCTGGTGCTGCGCGATTCGTGGCCGGGGCAGATGCGCACCGTCTACGGCGACCACCAGCGTTTCATCGACACCTACTTCCGCACCTACCCGGGCAGCTACTTCACCGGCGATGGTTGCCGCCGCGACGCCGACGGCTACTACTGGATCACCGGCCGCGTGGACGACGTGATCAACGTCTCCGGCCACCGCATCGGCACCGCCGAGGTGGAGAGCGCGCTGGTCTCGCACCCGAAAGTGGCCGAGGCCGCGGTGGTCGGCTTCCCGCACGACATCAAGGGCCAGGGCATTTACGCCTACGTGACCCTGGTAGCGGACGAGCAGCCCAGCGAGGCCTTGCACAAGGAACTGGTGGCCTGGGTGCGCAAGGAGATCGGCCCGATCGCCGCGCCCGACCATCTGCAATGGGCACCTGGCCTGCCCAAGACCCGCTCGGGCAAGATCATGCGCCGCATCCTGCGCAAGATCGCCGAAAACGCGCCCGACCAGCTCGGCGATACCTCGACCCTGGCCGATCCGTCGGTGGTCGATTCGCTGGTGAACGAGCGGCTGACGCGCTGACGCGCGTCGGGAATGGGGAATCGAGAATCGGGAATGGGAAACGCCATTTCCCGATCGCTTCATCAACTTAAGGCACCCGAAATCCTGCTTTTGCCGTTGCCATTCCCCATTCCCCATTCCCGGCCCCCCAAATGCCCACCCTGCTGATCGCCGACGACCATCCCCTGTTCCGCGAGGCGCTGCGCGGGGCGGTGCAGCGGGTGATGCCGGGGGTGCAACTGTACGAGGCCGACAGCGTCGAGGCGTTGTACGCGCTGGCCGACCATCACGCCGATGCCGACCTGTTGCTGATGGATCTCAACATGCCCGGCGCGCAGGGCTTCAGCGCGCTGGTGCACATGCGCGCGCTGCATCCGCAGCTACCGGTGGTGGTGGTGTCCGCGCGCGAGGAACCGACGGTGATGCGCCGCGCACTGGACCATGGCGCGTTCGGCTTCATTCCCAAGTCGGCCGACTCGGACACCATCGGCCTGGCCCTGAGCACGGTGCTGGACGGCGAGCGTTGGGCGCCGCCGGAGGCGCACACCGTGCCGCCCACCGACCGCGCCGAACGCGAGGTCGGCCAGCGCCTGCGCGAACTGACCCCGCAGCAGTTCCGCGTGCTGCAGATGCTCGGCGCCGGCCGCCTCAACAAGCAGATCGCCTACGACCTGGGCGTGTCCGAAGCCACCATCAAGGCGCATGTCACCGCGATCCTGCGCAAGCTGGGCGTCACCAACCGCACCCAGGCGGTGCTGATGGCCGGCAAGCTGGCCATCGACAACGACGCCATCGTGTTGCCGCTGGAAGAGGATTGAGCGCGCCACGTCCTCGCAGATGCGTGCGCCAAGGCTCACCGCGGCATGGCGTGGCTTGGTCTGTGCGCGCAAGGCCGGCGCGGCTCCACTTGCAGGCTTGCAGGCGGGGCTAACCCGACTGCTGTTCGCGCACCACAGGCCATCGCCTGCATACCCAGCGAGTGCTGATACGCAGCGGATTGCCATCGGTGCACCGATGCCGCAGCACCTTCGACACGCAGCGCATATAGCTGTTGCTAAGAAGAAAAGCTGCAGGTTCGCGTGCGTTCGAGGCGTATTCGCCGGCATTCGCCGCTGTTAGACTGCGCGTCCCTTGGGGAGTAGCCTGCTGTCCGGCATGTCCGGACAGCGCCCGCATCAACACACTCGGCCGTTGCGCCGTGGTGCGGGCAGCCATCTCGGTTGGCGAGACCAGCGGCGAGCTTGCGTGGCGAAAGCCGGGCACGCGCGCTCGTCGTTCGTCTCCTGCCCCGGCGCGGCCCTCCCCACATGTCGTTTCTTTCGATTCTGTTGCTCGGTATCGCCATGTCCACCGATGCCTTCGCCGCGGCGGTCGGCAAGGGCGCGGCCATGCGCAAGCCGCTATGGCACGACGCGTTGCGCGCCGGCCTGATCTTCGGTTGCATCGAGGCGCTGACCCCCGTGCTGGGCTGGCTGCTGGGCCAGGTCGCGGCCAGGTACGTGGTCGCGTTCGACCACTGGATCGCGTTCGGCCTGCTCGGCACGCTCGGCGTGCACATGATCGTCGCCGGGCTCAAGCCAGAAGCACCGGAGGACGCCGCAGCGGCGCCCAAGCGCCACGGCTTCTGGAACCTGGCCGCGACCGGCCTGGCCACCAGCATCGATGCGATGGCGGTCGGCGTCGGCCTGGCCTTCCTCAATGTGAACATCGCCGAGGTCGCGCTGGTCATCGGCCTGTGCACGCTGACCATGGTGACCCTGGGCATCATGCTCGGCCGCGTGCTCGGCACCCTGGCCGGCAAGCGCGCGGAGATCGTCGGCGGCGCGCTGCTGATCGCGATCGGCAGCACCATTTTGTACGAGCACCTGCACGGCGCGGGCTGATCCGCACACGCTGCGCCGCTGCCGGCTCGGCCCCGCGGCGGTGGCTTGGCGGTGAATTCCAGGTAGGTGGAGAAGAGGCACTTGTCGCCGCTGCGCGCCGGCAGCGCGGCGTGCAGGTACATTGCCGATACGCCACTGTCTGCGCAGTGGCCCGCAGCGCGCTAATCGCCCTTGATCGGATCGTGGTACGCGGTGAGGAAGGCGCGCAGCGAGGCTGGCTTGACCGGCTTGGTCAGCAGCCGGTAACCGCGTTCGCGCGCCAGCAGTTTCAGTTCGTCGCGCCCATCGGCGGTGAGCAGCGCGCCGGCGACCGGGCCGACCATCGCCTCGCGCAGCGCGTCCAGCGTATCCAGTCCGTCCAGGCGGTCGTGCAGGTGGTAGTCGACCAGCATCACATTGGGCGCGCGCGCCGCCAGCGGCAGCGCTTCGTCCACGGTGCTGGCGCAGATCACCTCCACCTGCCAGCGCCCCAGCAGCGCGCGCATGCCGTCGAGGATTTCCTGGTCGTTGTCCACGCACAGCACGCGTAACCCGGCCAGCGAGTCGCTGGCGGCGACGCTGCGCTGCTGGCGCTGCTGCTTCTGCGGCACCGGCGCCACCCGCGGCACGGCGATGGCGAACATGCTGCCGTGGCCGACCGCGCTGCGCGCATCCAGGTCGTGGCCAAGCAGGCGCGAGATGCGCTGGCAGATCGACAGGCCCAGGCCCAGCCCCTGCTCGCCCCAGTCGAATGGCTGCTGGTAGCGCTGGAACTCCTCGAAGATCTGCTGCATGTGATGCTTGGGGATGCCCGGGCCGGTGTCCCACACCTGCAGCTCCAGCGCCGCTCTACGGCCGCGCATGCCCAGCACGATGCGGCCCTGGCGGGTGTAGCGCAGCGCATTGGCGAGGAAGTTCTGCAGCACGCGGCGCAGCAGGCGGCGGTCGCTGCGCACCCAGATCGGCCGCGCGTACACGTGCATGCGCAGGCCGCGGCCGGCGGCGACCGGGGTGTACTGTGCGGCCAGTTCGCGCAGCAGCACGCTGGCATCGAAGTCCTCGATGGTCGGGAGCATTCCGCCGGCGTCCAGCCGCGACACGTCGAGCAGGCCGTCGAGCAGCTCCTCGGCCGCGCGCAGCGAGGCGTCCACGCGCTCGGCCAGGTGCCGCTGCTCCTCGTTCTGGTGCGCTTCGCGCAACGCGGAGGCGAACAGCCGCGCCGCGTTGAGCGGCTGCAGCACGTCGTGGCTGATCGCGGCCAGGAAGCGGGTCTTGGACTGTTGCGCCAGTTCGGCCTCGCGCGAGCGCTCGGCCACGCGTTGCTCCAGCGTCTCGTTGGCTTCCAGCAGCGCCTGCTCGGCGCGCTTGTAGTCGGTGATGTCGTTGTAGCTGGTCACGTAGCCGCCGCCGGGCAGCGGCTGGCCACGCATCTCGATCACCTTGCCGTCGCTGCGGGTGCGCTCGAACACATGCGAGGTGCCGGCGCGCAGATGCGCGATGCGGCGGCTTATCTGGTCCTCGGTCCGGCCCTCGCCCAGTTCGCCGCGCTCGGCGTTGTAGCGGATCAGGTCGGCGACCGGGCGGCCGACGTAGAGCATGCCGTCGGGATAGCCGAACATCTGCTGGTAGCGCCGGTTCCACGCGGTCAGACGCATCGCCGGGTCGACCACGCTGACCCCGGCGCTGATGTTCTCCAGCGTGGTGGACAGGATTTCGCGGTTGAAGCGCAGCTCCTGCCCGGCCTCGTCGAGCACCGCCACCACTTCGCCCAGGTCCATGCCCGAGCCGCGCAGCAGGCTGGTCAGCACCAACCGCGCCGAGGCCGCGCCGATCGAGGCGGCGAGCAGGCGTTCGGTGAACTGCACCCAGACCCGGTCCGCCACCGCGCTGCGCTGCGGCTCGCGGCCGAGCAGTTGCGCCTGTTCGGCGAAGGCGCGGCGCGCGTGGCGTTCGCCGACCATGCGTTCGGCCAGGGCCTGCAGGTCGATCACGTGCACGTGCCCGAGCCAGTCGCCGGCCACCGCCGGCCGCTGCGAATACGGCTCCAGGAACGGCGCGGCGCGCAGCCGCTCGTCCAGGCCCGGACGCCAGCGCGCCGACACCAGCATCATCGTGCCGACATTGACCAGCAGCGACCAGAACGTGCCGTGCGCCATCGGGTCCCAACCGCTCATCCCGAACAGCTGCTGCGGTTGCAGCCAGGAGACGCCGAATGGCCCGTCGTGCAGCCATCCCGGCGCCAGCCAGCCGGCCTGGGTCAGCGCCGGCAGCAGCAAGGTGTAGATCCAGGTGCCGAAGCCCAGCGCCATGCCGGTCTCCACGCCCTTGCGGCTGGCGCCGCGCCAGTACAGCCCGCCGATCACGCCCGGCGCGAACTGCGCCACAGCGGCGAAGGCCATCAGCCCGTAGGAGGCCAGCGAGCTGTCGTCGCTGCTGCTGCGGTAGTAGCCGTAGGCGATCAGCGCCAGCAGCAGGATCGCCAGGCGGCGGATCCACAACACCCGCGAGGCGACGTCGGCGCCGGCCGCCTGGTGCCCGCGCCGGCGCAACAACACCGGCATCACCAGATCGTTGCTGATCATCGTCGCCAGCGCGATGCTGGAAACGATGACCATGCCGGTGGCGGCGGAGAACCCGCCCACGTAGGCGACCAGTGCCAGCGCGGTGCGGCCCTCGGCCAGCGGCAGCGCCAGCACGATGCTGTCGTGGGCCACCTCGCCGGACTGGCCGAACAGCGCAATGCCGGCCGCGGCGATCGGCACCACCATCGCCGAGATCACCACCAGATACAGCCCGAACAGCCAGCGCGCCTTGCGGATGTCGCCGATGTCGCTGCACTCCACCACCGCCACGTGGAACTGCCGCGGCAGGCACACGATGGCCAGGAAGCTGAGCAGGGTCTGCGAGATGAAACCGACTGGCGGCGTGTTCTGGAACAGGGTGCGCGCCGACTGCAGCACCTGGCCGTCGCGCCCGCTCAGCCACAGGTAGGCGAACACGCCGACCGCGACCACCGCCAGCAGCTTGACCACCGATTCCAGCGCGATCGCCAGCATCATGCCGTGGTGGTGTTCGGTGGCATCCACCTGGCGGGTGCCGAACAGGGTCGCGAACAGCGCCATCAGCAGCGCCACGTACAGCGCCGGATCGGCGTAGAACGGCGCCCCGGCGCTGGACTGGCCGCTGAGCACCTGCAGGCTCATCGCCACCGCCTTGTACTGCAGCGCCAGGTACGGCACCACGCCGACCAGCGCGATCACCGCCACCAGTGCCGCCAGGCGCCGCGAACGGCCGTAGCGCGAGGAGATGAAATCGGCGATGGACACCGTGTTCTCGCTGCGCGCGATCAGCGCCAGCCGCTCGATGATGCGCCAGCCGAACAGCAGCAGCAGCAACGGCCCCAGGTAGATCGGCAGGTAGCCGGCGCCATTGCGCACCGCGCTGCCGACCGCGCCGTAGAACGTCCACGACGAGCAGTACACCGCCAGCGCCAGGCTGTACACCGCCGGGCGCAGCCACGGCCGCTGCGGATACAGCGGCCGCCGATCGCCCCACCACGCCACCGCGAACAGCAGCGCCGCGTAGCCGACCGACACCAACAGCAGGATCCAGCTGGAAACCAAGAGCGACGTCCCCGGTGCGTTCGCTGCAGTCTAACGCGCCGCCCACAGCAAGGCGCCGCGCCGCACCAGGCCAAAGCAGGCCCGCATCGCCCGCGTCTTCGTCGGCACCCGCCACGGTGCGGCCGGGTCCATGCGCGCGCCCGGCCGTGCCCACACCAGCAGGAGCGTCGCTGGCTGGTGCAGGCCCACGCACAGCAGCGCCAGTGGCAGCAGCGCCGCAATGCACCGATCGACCCGATCGGCCAGCGGCATTCGCGCCACCAACCGCACACGCGCGACAAGGCATTGCCGGCAGACCGATCGCAAGAGTGCGGCGTGGAGGCGCAGCGGATCGTCATGCACGGGCCGGCAGGCAGCGCCCCCCGCGAGCGGGATGCCGGCTGCGGCGATATGCGCCACCTCCGTTCTGCCGTTGGATACGGGCGCGGCGCTGGAGCGCATGGCGTGGCGCATCGCTGGACGGGCCGATTGCGCCGCTCTAACGCTGGATCCCTTATCCGCTGCAGGCCCGCGCAAGGCACGGTGCTGCGCGACGGCAGCGACCCGTCGCAATGGACGCGCGCGTTCGCCGCGCCAGCCGCACGCAGCCCGCGTCAGCGCCCGGTTCGTCCGCAACGTGGCGCAAGCGGCGCAGCGCATGGCAGGCGACACGCTAAGATTCGCGCACTGAACGTCTCCGCCCGCCCACGTTGATGTCTTCCGTCCCAGCCGAGTCGCGGGCGAGCTATCTGCAGCAGCAACGGCTGCGGCCGCAGACGCAGTTGCAGCAGACGCAGGCGCGGCAGGCCGCCGCCGAGGCCGAGGTGGAGCGGCACCTGCCGGCAGTAGAACAAGCCGTGGCCACGATCCACCGCAACTTCGTCGCCCAGGCCGCGCAGGCCGCGCGCGCGGTGCTGCGCCGCGAACGCCGCCGCGCGTGGTGGCCGGCGCTGTTGCTGCGCCCGTTGCTGCCGGACTGGCGCTGGCGGCTGGCGGCTGGCGCTGCTCGCCTTCCTGCTGCTGGCACTGCCGTGGATGAGCGCGCACCGGTTCGGCGAGGCGCGCGATTATCTGGACGGGTGGCGGCAGTTCGGCGTGCAGCGCGACACGCTGCACCTGCTGCAGCCCGCGCTGCTGCGCGGCTTCGCGCAACGGCTGCTGGCGTTGCTGCAATTCGCCAGCGACAGCCGCCACGACGCCGCCTTTCCGTACCGCGTCACCCGCGCGCCATGGCCGCTGCGCGAGCTGCAGGGCCGCTGGCAGCTCGCCGCGGCGCATGGCGAGTTGTTCAGTGCGCGCATGCTGGCGCTGCACGACGGCGCCGAACCGGAACCGCAGGTGCAGGCGCTGCTGGTGCTGCCCGACGCGACCCATGCCGCAGCGCTGATCCCGATCGCCGCCGAACCGGACGCCCACGCGCAGGCGCAACTGCACGCCCTGGCGCTGGCAGTGGCAACCAACGCGGCGGCCGAGTCGCAACCGATCGCCGAGCTGCACCGGCACGTGGACGCCTGGATGGAAGCGCGCAGCCAGCAGCGCATGCTGCTGCAGCGGCTGCAGAGCATGGACGCGATTCACCGGCACTGGGCCGACGTGGCGCTGCCCGACAGCACCCTGGAGCAGATCCTGAAACTGGTGACCTGTTCGTGTGCGGGCGCACGCCGGCACCGAAGGGCATGCTGCTGCACGGCCCGCCCGGCACCGGCAAGACCCTGATCGCACGCAAGCTGGCAGGCGGTCGCTCACCGCGAGCGCAACCATCCGGATTGGGAGTTCCGAACGCCCCGTCACGCCTCCGGCAACATCACCTCGACCCGATAACGGCGGCCGCTCTCGATATCCGCGATCCGCGCCACGTCCAGCGCCTGCCCGTCCACCCTGACCTGCTGCGCAACACAGCCCGCAGCGCGCTGCATGCGCACCTCGAACACCGCGCCGCGAAACCGGCGCTGCACCGTCGCCTGCCTCCAGTGCGACGGCAGCTGCGGGCGCACGCACAGCGCCTCGCCCTCGCCCTTCAGCCCGAACAGGCCCTCGATCAAACAACGGTACAGCCACGCCGCGGTGCCGGTATTGAACAGCTGGCTGGAACGGCCGGCGGTACGCGGCAACTCGCGCCAGGCGCCGCGGTAATAGTTCGGCACGAACACCGGCAGCTGGCCGCGCTGCAGGTAGTCGGCCAGGTCCGGCCCCGGGATCATCGCGCGCAGCACGCGCCAGGCGCGGTCGGCGTCGCCGATCGCGTACAACGCATGCAGATAGAACGCGGCGGCGTGGTTGTAGACCGAACCGTTCTCTGCCGAACCCGGATGCTTCTGGGTCAGCCGGCCCACATCTTCGCGCATCGCGGTATACGGCGGCGCCAGCATCGTCGGCCCGTACGGCGTGTCCAGCTGCGCATCGACCGCCTGCAACAGGCGCGCGCGCCGATCCGCATCGGCGGTGCCGGCGAGCAACGCCCAGCTCTGCGGATTGAGGTAGATGCGGCCTTGCGCATCGTCCTTGATGCCGAAACGCACGCCGTCGTCGGTGATGCCGCGCGCGTACCAGTCGCCGTCCCACAACTCGCGATTGACCGCGGCGTTGACCTCGGCCGCACCGGCGCGGCACGCCGCCGCCTGCGCGTGGCGGCCATGGCGTTCGCAAAGCGTCGCCCACAGCTGCAGCGCGTAGGCGGTGGCCACCGACAACCAACCGGATACACCGCGGCCGCGATAACCGACCATGTTCATCGGGTCGCACCAGTCGCCCTGCGCGATATAGCTCAACCCGCGCGCGTCGCGTGCGCCGAGCAGCCAGCGCATCGCCGCATCCAGCCGCGCGGCGACACTGGCGTCGCGCCCGTCGGCGCCGACCACGCTCTCGTCGAGCAACGCCGCATCGCCGGTCTCGTCCAGATACGCCGACAGAAACACCGGCAACCACACGCAATGGTCGGTATGCGGCACCTGGTTGATGTATTTCAACTCCGCGCCTTCGATCAGCAGGATGCCGTCCGGCATCGCACCGCTGGCGTCCTGCTGCGACAGCGCATGCAGCAATGCAGCGCGCGCCGTCTGCGGGCGCAGGAAGCTCATGCCCATGTGGTCCTGCAGGAAATTGCGGGTCTGCGGATCGGTGGTCAGGCGGTTGACGTCGCCGTGGTAGAACACCTGCCGCGGCAGCCAATGGTTGACCAGGTTGTCCAGGCACGGATCGGGCGTGGCGATGTGCAGGCAGCCTGCCGCCTCGGCCAGATAATCGCGG of Xanthomonas translucens pv. cerealis contains these proteins:
- a CDS encoding GH36-type glycosyl hydrolase domain-containing protein, yielding MSVEPETRDLLAPSADGERYELHSATALPNAGGFLWNRRMMIQATCRGYATAQFMQPEPAKYAHAPNLEARTFMQPEQPYYAHHPGRFFYLKDEDSGAVYSVPYEPVRATPQAFRFSVGKRDIVWCVRYAEIEVEVRLQLPVEDTVELWQCQVRNLDGRARRIALYAYFPVGYMSWMYQSGEYRADLGGIVCRSVTPYQKVEDYFRNRDFKDCTFLLHEQLPDAWDTRQSAFEGEGGLHAPSAVLQPRLGGSDARYETPTAALQYCLTLQPQQEHMLRFLFGPARDAAEIAALRQRYLSAPGFAEAAAAYRDYLAEAAGCLHIATPDPCLDNLVNHWLPRQVFYHGDVNRLTTDPQTRNFLQDHMGMSFLRPQTARAALLHALSQQDASGAMPDGILLIEGAELKYINQVPHTDHCVWLPVFLSAYLDETGDAALLDESVVGADGRDASVAARLDAAMRWLLGARDARGLSYIAQGDWCDPMNMVGYRGRGVSGWLSVATAYALQLWATLCERHGRHAQAAACRAGAAEVNAAVNRELWDGDWYARGITDDGVRFGIKDDAQGRIYLNPQSWALLAGTADADRRARLLQAVDAQLDTPYGPTMLAPPYTAMREDVGRLTQKHPGSAENGSVYNHAAAFYLHALYAIGDADRAWRVLRAMIPGPDLADYLQRGQLPVFVPNYYRGAWRELPRTAGRSSQLFNTGTAAWLYRCLIEGLFGLKGEGEALCVRPQLPSHWRQATVQRRFRGAVFEVRMQRAAGCVAQQVRVDGQALDVARIADIESGRRYRVEVMLPEA
- the acs gene encoding acetate--CoA ligase, with protein sequence MADIYPVDPQFAAQARIDKTQYQTLYRQSVEQPEAFWGQAAERLDWFKKPTRIKDVNFALDDFHIRWFDDGELNASVNCLDRQLATRGDKTALLFEPDSQDAPSYGVSYRELYERVCRLGNALRALGVKKGDRVTIYLPMIPDAAVAMLACARIGAIHSVVFGGFAPNSIADRVIDCSSKLIITADEGLRGGKKIPLKGNVDAALKLPGTTSVETVLVVRHTGGAVDMQAPRDRWFHDVVDSQPAECEPERMNAEDPLFILYTSGSTGKPKGVLHSTAGYLLYAAYTHEAVFDLREDDIYWCTADVGWVTGHSYIVYGPLANGATALMFEGVPNYPNVARFWEVIDKHQVTIFYTAPTAIRALMREGEAPVKRTSRASLRLLGSVGEPINPEAWRWYFDVVGDGRCPIVDTWWQTETGGILITPLAGAIDLKPGSATLPFFGVQPALVNADGEILEGATEGNLVLRDSWPGQMRTVYGDHQRFIDTYFRTYPGSYFTGDGCRRDADGYYWITGRVDDVINVSGHRIGTAEVESALVSHPKVAEAAVVGFPHDIKGQGIYAYVTLVADEQPSEALHKELVAWVRKEIGPIAAPDHLQWAPGLPKTRSGKIMRRILRKIAENAPDQLGDTSTLADPSVVDSLVNERLTR
- a CDS encoding response regulator transcription factor, with the protein product MPTLLIADDHPLFREALRGAVQRVMPGVQLYEADSVEALYALADHHADADLLLMDLNMPGAQGFSALVHMRALHPQLPVVVVSAREEPTVMRRALDHGAFGFIPKSADSDTIGLALSTVLDGERWAPPEAHTVPPTDRAEREVGQRLRELTPQQFRVLQMLGAGRLNKQIAYDLGVSEATIKAHVTAILRKLGVTNRTQAVLMAGKLAIDNDAIVLPLEED
- the mntP gene encoding manganese efflux pump MntP, with product MSFLSILLLGIAMSTDAFAAAVGKGAAMRKPLWHDALRAGLIFGCIEALTPVLGWLLGQVAARYVVAFDHWIAFGLLGTLGVHMIVAGLKPEAPEDAAAAPKRHGFWNLAATGLATSIDAMAVGVGLAFLNVNIAEVALVIGLCTLTMVTLGIMLGRVLGTLAGKRAEIVGGALLIAIGSTILYEHLHGAG
- a CDS encoding PAS domain-containing hybrid sensor histidine kinase/response regulator yields the protein MVSSWILLLVSVGYAALLFAVAWWGDRRPLYPQRPWLRPAVYSLALAVYCSSWTFYGAVGSAVRNGAGYLPIYLGPLLLLLFGWRIIERLALIARSENTVSIADFISSRYGRSRRLAALVAVIALVGVVPYLALQYKAVAMSLQVLSGQSSAGAPFYADPALYVALLMALFATLFGTRQVDATEHHHGMMLAIALESVVKLLAVVAVGVFAYLWLSGRDGQVLQSARTLFQNTPPVGFISQTLLSFLAIVCLPRQFHVAVVECSDIGDIRKARWLFGLYLVVISAMVVPIAAAGIALFGQSGEVAHDSIVLALPLAEGRTALALVAYVGGFSAATGMVIVSSIALATMISNDLVMPVLLRRRGHQAAGADVASRVLWIRRLAILLLALIAYGYYRSSSDDSSLASYGLMAFAAVAQFAPGVIGGLYWRGASRKGVETGMALGFGTWIYTLLLPALTQAGWLAPGWLHDGPFGVSWLQPQQLFGMSGWDPMAHGTFWSLLVNVGTMMLVSARWRPGLDERLRAAPFLEPYSQRPAVAGDWLGHVHVIDLQALAERMVGERHARRAFAEQAQLLGREPQRSAVADRVWVQFTERLLAASIGAASARLVLTSLLRGSGMDLGEVVAVLDEAGQELRFNREILSTTLENISAGVSVVDPAMRLTAWNRRYQQMFGYPDGMLYVGRPVADLIRYNAERGELGEGRTEDQISRRIAHLRAGTSHVFERTRSDGKVIEMRGQPLPGGGYVTSYNDITDYKRAEQALLEANETLEQRVAERSREAELAQQSKTRFLAAISHDVLQPLNAARLFASALREAHQNEEQRHLAERVDASLRAAEELLDGLLDVSRLDAGGMLPTIEDFDASVLLRELAAQYTPVAAGRGLRMHVYARPIWVRSDRRLLRRVLQNFLANALRYTRQGRIVLGMRGRRAALELQVWDTGPGIPKHHMQQIFEEFQRYQQPFDWGEQGLGLGLSICQRISRLLGHDLDARSAVGHGSMFAIAVPRVAPVPQKQQRQQRSVAASDSLAGLRVLCVDNDQEILDGMRALLGRWQVEVICASTVDEALPLAARAPNVMLVDYHLHDRLDGLDTLDALREAMVGPVAGALLTADGRDELKLLARERGYRLLTKPVKPASLRAFLTAYHDPIKGD